A stretch of Oreochromis aureus strain Israel breed Guangdong linkage group 11, ZZ_aureus, whole genome shotgun sequence DNA encodes these proteins:
- the LOC116326751 gene encoding zinc finger protein 516 isoform X1 has protein sequence MNPRDSVDVMETQAGGQKEKLSIDKANPKNEMEAEDDKTPGSYDCNICGRSFPFLSSLSQHMRRHTGARPYKCPYCDHRASQKGNLKVHIRSHKLGTLSSHHSNEDEEGAAEEEEMRVSEGLDGGTSPTKSSSACNRMINGDGGEETRRKVPVRSMKREKSVTEQRPYCCRLCGYEAQREDQLLSHIEKVHITADTEEETAVKEEAATEADVIQPQSDGTFPCETCGQVFSQSWFLKSHMKKHAGILDHCCRICGRRFREAWFLKSHMKTHNTKSRSRSKAESTEHPATINDVAQDPDIVTGSVTSVYQMCSKCGNLFHNRESLRAHDKVHSLGYSRKSPSQGRPNDDEDSPAAKKRFLDYLNLQPFEGKNQDEEEESKEKMMGQRIPELDPVCSYQAWQLATKGRVVEPVESSYKASCGAGSIGEEALAGAAVVFEKESSRYVLQGQVKRSSGRRSSSGLGSHTSSGDRTPDSLSDSEYRPSSRQDRRRPSQSQASSSKSNECFECGKVFRSRHQMIVHQRVHRKDGGRASVGDKERSTRDERWGSTSDPESGSPSWPSTPGYGDSPPASTLGDQASEMGTANSGELSDEKPYICSMCDFVATDSQAYLTHVRVQHPPASKDRSSTIPSPSSDRGTPSSNTKLKKALLQGVNNSTSPPGYRSAQSTALDPSVAPLDLCVRAEGIRGIASLALDKKSLPSHKCSFCSHSTRYPEVLWMHQTVAHRINGNSSNLAPKWALKTNSKGSKDSSLSSRRRTGPPPVLEGKECQPLPSLTRTQRTRPPACSSETLKKSKPASYSATPSSSSAPCTSSSRGPSSSLGTQAGRVAARPGSSNIRPTEDHTHQSRFRPKVEVYPRGSSLSSSSSLEKNTGTPSRPSAPTAGSATSSRADRYLLPQEGLGFMLSSKHGLAEYSRARGTPHQQLPNPHSQVRANATRPSTITHSSTAGHNFGASQAQGGALQNSSSPSSSSSSLPSEARGEVKQEPITETPETPSDVLGFLKNYSPHEFATLYHRWGAANALMDPTGMLRSLMRQGQYFCNECGKSFSQPSHLRTHMRSHTGERPFCCQLCPYRASQKGNLKTHVQSVHHMPFDNSQYQDRRSLLLGHGERGGPAAKHPPNPQQQQ, from the exons ATGAATCCCAGAGACAGTGTGGACGTAATGGAGACTCAGGCAGGAGGTCAGAAGGAGAAATTGAGCATAGACAAAGCCAACCCTAAAAATGAGATGGAGGCCGAGGACGACAAAACTCCTGGGAGTTACGACTGCAACATCTGTGGACGCAGCTTTCCTTTCCTTAGCTCTTTGTCGCAGCATATGAGACGCCACACGGGTGCACGCCCTTACAAATGCCCCTACTGTGATCACAGAGCCTCGCAGAAGGGCAACCTCAAAGTCCACATTCGCAGTCACAAGCTGGGCACGCTGTCTAGCCACCACTCCAATGAGGATGAAGAGGGTgctgctgaggaggaggagatgagggtTTCAGAGGGTCTCGATGGAGGCACCAGCCCAACCAAGAGCAGCTCTGCCTGTAACCGGATGATAAATGGGGATGGTGGTGAGGAAACCCGTAGGAAAGTCCCTGTGAGGagcatgaaaagggaaaagtccgTCACTGAGCAGCGGCCTTACTGTTGCCGTTTGTGCGGCTACGAGGCCCAGCGGGAAGACCAGCTCCTCAGCCACATTGAGAAGGTCCACATAACAGCAGACACAGAAGAGGAGACCGCTGTCAAGGAGGAGGCTGCGACCGAAGCTGACGTCATCCAGCCCCAGAGTGACGGGACCTTCCCTTGTGAGACTTGTGGTCAGGTCTTCTCCCAATCCTGGTTCTTGAAGTCACATATGAAGAAACACGCGGGGATCCTGGATCACTGCTGTCGCATCTGTGGGAGACGTTTCCGCGAAGCGTGGTTTCTCAAATctcacatgaaaacacacaacacCAAATCTAGGTCACGGTCAAAAGCAGAGTCAACTGAGCATCCAGCCACCATCAATGATGTAGCCCAGGATCCTGATATTGTTACCGGCTCCGTTACTTCTGTCTACCAAATGTGCTCCAAATGTGGAAACCTGTTTCACAACAGAGAGAGCCTAAGAGCCCACGATAAAGTTCACAGTCTCGGCTATAGCAGGAAGTCCCCGAGCCAAGGGAGGCCCAATGACGATGAGGACTCCCCAGCTGCTAAGAAACGTTTCCTTGACTACTTAAACCTCCAGCCTTTTGAGGGAAAGAAccaggatgaagaggaggaaagtAAGGAAAAGATGATGGGTCAAAGAATCCCAGAGCTAGATCCAGTTTGCAGCTACCAGGCCTGGCAATTAGCCACTAAAGGAAGGGTTGTGGAGCCAGTGGAGTCTAGTTACAAGGCCTCATGCGGGGCAGGAAGTATCGGAGAGGAAGCCCTAGCCGGTGCTGCTGTGGTTTTTGAGAAGGAGAGCAGCCGTTATGTCCTGCAAGGTCAAGTGAAACGCAGTTCGGGCAGACGCAGCAGCTCCGGTTTGGGAAGCCACACCTCTTCAGGGGACCGGACACCAGACAGCCTCAGTGATTCCGAGTACCGGCCTTCGTCTCGTCAGGACAGAAGGCGCCCATCCCAGTCGCAAGCTTCTTCCTCCAAGTCCAACGAGTGCTTCGAGTGCGGCAAGGTGTTCCGCAGCCGTCACCAGATGATCGTCCACCAGCGGGTTCACAGGAAGGATGGAGGCAGGGCCTCTGTTGGAGACAAGGAAAGAAGCACAAGAGATGAGCGATGGGGCTCCACCAGCGACCCAGAATCAGGCTCTCCCAGCTGGCCCAGCACCCCGGGGTATGGAGATTCTCCACCAGCTTCTACCCTTGGAGACCAGGCCTCAGAGATGGGTACTGCAAACTCTGGAGAGCTTTCGG ATGAGAAGCCTTACATCTGCAGCATGTGTGACTTTGTCGCCACAGATTCACAGGCCTATTTAACTCATGTCCGTGTCCAACATCCACCTGCCTCCAAAGATAGATCCAGCACCATTCCCAGTCCCAGCTCGGACAGAGGAACTCCCAGCAGTAATACCAAACTTAAGAAAGCGCTTCTTCAGGGAGTAAACAACTCTACATCCCCTCCTGGCTACCGTTCAGCTCAGTCCACTGCACTTGATCCCAGCGTAGCACCTTTGGATCTATGTGTCAGGGCTGAGGGCATCAGGGGTATAGCCTCTTTAGCCTTGGACAAGAAAAGCCTCCCTAGCCACAAGTGCTCCTTCTGCTCTCACTCCACCCGCTACCCCGAGGTGCTCTGGATGCACCAGACTGTGGCTCACCGCATTAATGGCAATAGTTCCAATCTGGCTCCTAAATGGGCTCTTAAAACCAACTCGAAAGGCTCCAAGGACAGTTCGTTATCCTCCAGAAGACGCACAGGACCTCCACCTGTCCTGGAAGGGAAGGAGTGTCAGCCTCTCCCTTCACTGACGCGTACCCAGCGCACACGGCCTCCGGCGTGCTCTAGTGAGACTCTAAAAAAGAGCAAGCCAGCCAGTTATTCAGCCACACCATCATCATCTTCTGCCCCCTGCACCTCATCCTCAAGGGGCCCCTCTTCTAGCTTGGGCACCCAAGCTGGGAGAGTCGCAGCACGGCCAGGCAGCAGCAACATCAGACCCACGGAGGACCACACTCATCAGTCACGCTTCAGACCCAAAGTGGAAGTGTACCCGCGGGGAAGCTCGCTGTCATCCTCCAGCTCCTTGGAGAAGAACACTGGCACCCCTTCACGCCCCTCAGCCCCAACTGCTGGCTCCGCTACATCTTCCAGAGCTGACCGCTACTTGTTGCCCCAAGAAGGACTGGGTTTCATGCTGTCTAGCAAACACGGCCTAGCAGAGTACAGTCGAGCTAGGGGCACCCCTCATCAGCAGCTTCCTAACCCTCACAGCCAGGTTCGGGCTAATGCTACGAGGCCCAGCACCATTACCCATAGTTCAACTGCAGGACACAACTTTGGTGCCTCGCAGGCGCAGGGTGGCGCTCTTCAGAattcctcctctccctcctcatcctcttcttcaTTACCTTCAGAGGCTCGCGGGGAGGTAAAGCAGGAGCCGATTACAGAGACACCAGAGACGCCAAGTGATGTCCTCGGCTTCCTCAAAAACTACAGCCCTCATGAATTTGCTACCCTGTACCACCGCTGGGGTGCAGCCAATGCCCTCATGGATCCTACTG GGATGCTGAGGTCTCTCATGCGGCAGGGACAGTATTTCTGCAATGAGTGTGGGAAGAGTTTCAGCCAGCCCAGCCACCTGCGAACTCATATGAGATCCCATACAG GGGAAAGGCCATTCTGTTGCCAACTCTGCCCATACCGAGCCTCTCAGAAAGGGAACCTAAAGACACATGTCCAGAGTGTCCACCATATGCCTTTTGACAACAGCCAGTACCAAGACAGGAGGAGCTTGTTACTGGGCCATGGGGAGCGAGGAGGACCGGCTGCCAAACACCCACCAAACCCACAACAGCAACAGTAA
- the LOC116326751 gene encoding zinc finger protein 516 isoform X2: protein MNPRDSVDVMETQAGGQKEKLSIDKANPKNEMEAEDDKTPGSYDCNICGRSFPFLSSLSQHMRRHTGARPYKCPYCDHRASQKGNLKVHIRSHKLGTLSSHHSNEDEEGAAEEEEMRVSEGLDGGTSPTKSSSACNRMINGDGGEETRRKVPVRSMKREKSVTEQRPYCCRLCGYEAQREDQLLSHIEKVHITADTEEETAVKEEAATEADVIQPQSDGTFPCETCGQVFSQSWFLKSHMKKHAGILDHCCRICGRRFREAWFLKSHMKTHNTKSRSRSKAESTEHPATINDVAQDPDIVTGSVTSVYQMCSKCGNLFHNRESLRAHDKVHSLGYSRKSPSQGRPNDDEDSPAAKKRFLDYLNLQPFEGKNQDEEEESKEKMMGQRIPELDPVCSYQAWQLATKGRVVEPVESSYKASCGAGSIGEEALAGAAVVFEKESSRYVLQGQVKRSSGRRSSSGLGSHTSSGDRTPDSLSDSEYRPSSRQDRRRPSQSQASSSKSNECFECGKVFRSRHQMIVHQRVHRKDGGRASVGDKERSTRDERWGSTSDPESGSPSWPSTPGYGDSPPASTLGDQASEMGTANSGELSDEKPYICSMCDFVATDSQAYLTHVRVQHPPASKDRSSTIPSPSSDRGTPSSNTKLKKALLQGVNNSTSPPGYRSAQSTALDPSVAPLDLCVRAEGIRGIASLALDKKSLPSHKCSFCSHSTRYPEVLWMHQTVAHRINGNSSNLAPKWALKTNSKGSKDSSLSSRRRTGPPPVLEGKECQPLPSLTRTQRTRPPACSSETLKKSKPASYSATPSSSSAPCTSSSRGPSSSLGTQAGRVAARPGSSNIRPTEDHTHQSRFRPKVEVYPRGSSLSSSSSLEKNTGTPSRPSAPTAGSATSSRADRYLLPQEGLGFMLSSKHGLAEYSRARGTPHQQLPNPHSQVRANATRPSTITHSSTAGHNFGASQAQGGALQNSSSPSSSSSSLPSEARGEVKQEPITETPETPSDVLGFLKNYSPHEFATLYHRWGAANALMDPTGMLRSLMRQGQYFCNECGKSFSQPSHLRTHMRSHTVGFDFNGLHRGTDAHTTASEAPKQGKGHSVANSAHTEPLRKGT from the exons ATGAATCCCAGAGACAGTGTGGACGTAATGGAGACTCAGGCAGGAGGTCAGAAGGAGAAATTGAGCATAGACAAAGCCAACCCTAAAAATGAGATGGAGGCCGAGGACGACAAAACTCCTGGGAGTTACGACTGCAACATCTGTGGACGCAGCTTTCCTTTCCTTAGCTCTTTGTCGCAGCATATGAGACGCCACACGGGTGCACGCCCTTACAAATGCCCCTACTGTGATCACAGAGCCTCGCAGAAGGGCAACCTCAAAGTCCACATTCGCAGTCACAAGCTGGGCACGCTGTCTAGCCACCACTCCAATGAGGATGAAGAGGGTgctgctgaggaggaggagatgagggtTTCAGAGGGTCTCGATGGAGGCACCAGCCCAACCAAGAGCAGCTCTGCCTGTAACCGGATGATAAATGGGGATGGTGGTGAGGAAACCCGTAGGAAAGTCCCTGTGAGGagcatgaaaagggaaaagtccgTCACTGAGCAGCGGCCTTACTGTTGCCGTTTGTGCGGCTACGAGGCCCAGCGGGAAGACCAGCTCCTCAGCCACATTGAGAAGGTCCACATAACAGCAGACACAGAAGAGGAGACCGCTGTCAAGGAGGAGGCTGCGACCGAAGCTGACGTCATCCAGCCCCAGAGTGACGGGACCTTCCCTTGTGAGACTTGTGGTCAGGTCTTCTCCCAATCCTGGTTCTTGAAGTCACATATGAAGAAACACGCGGGGATCCTGGATCACTGCTGTCGCATCTGTGGGAGACGTTTCCGCGAAGCGTGGTTTCTCAAATctcacatgaaaacacacaacacCAAATCTAGGTCACGGTCAAAAGCAGAGTCAACTGAGCATCCAGCCACCATCAATGATGTAGCCCAGGATCCTGATATTGTTACCGGCTCCGTTACTTCTGTCTACCAAATGTGCTCCAAATGTGGAAACCTGTTTCACAACAGAGAGAGCCTAAGAGCCCACGATAAAGTTCACAGTCTCGGCTATAGCAGGAAGTCCCCGAGCCAAGGGAGGCCCAATGACGATGAGGACTCCCCAGCTGCTAAGAAACGTTTCCTTGACTACTTAAACCTCCAGCCTTTTGAGGGAAAGAAccaggatgaagaggaggaaagtAAGGAAAAGATGATGGGTCAAAGAATCCCAGAGCTAGATCCAGTTTGCAGCTACCAGGCCTGGCAATTAGCCACTAAAGGAAGGGTTGTGGAGCCAGTGGAGTCTAGTTACAAGGCCTCATGCGGGGCAGGAAGTATCGGAGAGGAAGCCCTAGCCGGTGCTGCTGTGGTTTTTGAGAAGGAGAGCAGCCGTTATGTCCTGCAAGGTCAAGTGAAACGCAGTTCGGGCAGACGCAGCAGCTCCGGTTTGGGAAGCCACACCTCTTCAGGGGACCGGACACCAGACAGCCTCAGTGATTCCGAGTACCGGCCTTCGTCTCGTCAGGACAGAAGGCGCCCATCCCAGTCGCAAGCTTCTTCCTCCAAGTCCAACGAGTGCTTCGAGTGCGGCAAGGTGTTCCGCAGCCGTCACCAGATGATCGTCCACCAGCGGGTTCACAGGAAGGATGGAGGCAGGGCCTCTGTTGGAGACAAGGAAAGAAGCACAAGAGATGAGCGATGGGGCTCCACCAGCGACCCAGAATCAGGCTCTCCCAGCTGGCCCAGCACCCCGGGGTATGGAGATTCTCCACCAGCTTCTACCCTTGGAGACCAGGCCTCAGAGATGGGTACTGCAAACTCTGGAGAGCTTTCGG ATGAGAAGCCTTACATCTGCAGCATGTGTGACTTTGTCGCCACAGATTCACAGGCCTATTTAACTCATGTCCGTGTCCAACATCCACCTGCCTCCAAAGATAGATCCAGCACCATTCCCAGTCCCAGCTCGGACAGAGGAACTCCCAGCAGTAATACCAAACTTAAGAAAGCGCTTCTTCAGGGAGTAAACAACTCTACATCCCCTCCTGGCTACCGTTCAGCTCAGTCCACTGCACTTGATCCCAGCGTAGCACCTTTGGATCTATGTGTCAGGGCTGAGGGCATCAGGGGTATAGCCTCTTTAGCCTTGGACAAGAAAAGCCTCCCTAGCCACAAGTGCTCCTTCTGCTCTCACTCCACCCGCTACCCCGAGGTGCTCTGGATGCACCAGACTGTGGCTCACCGCATTAATGGCAATAGTTCCAATCTGGCTCCTAAATGGGCTCTTAAAACCAACTCGAAAGGCTCCAAGGACAGTTCGTTATCCTCCAGAAGACGCACAGGACCTCCACCTGTCCTGGAAGGGAAGGAGTGTCAGCCTCTCCCTTCACTGACGCGTACCCAGCGCACACGGCCTCCGGCGTGCTCTAGTGAGACTCTAAAAAAGAGCAAGCCAGCCAGTTATTCAGCCACACCATCATCATCTTCTGCCCCCTGCACCTCATCCTCAAGGGGCCCCTCTTCTAGCTTGGGCACCCAAGCTGGGAGAGTCGCAGCACGGCCAGGCAGCAGCAACATCAGACCCACGGAGGACCACACTCATCAGTCACGCTTCAGACCCAAAGTGGAAGTGTACCCGCGGGGAAGCTCGCTGTCATCCTCCAGCTCCTTGGAGAAGAACACTGGCACCCCTTCACGCCCCTCAGCCCCAACTGCTGGCTCCGCTACATCTTCCAGAGCTGACCGCTACTTGTTGCCCCAAGAAGGACTGGGTTTCATGCTGTCTAGCAAACACGGCCTAGCAGAGTACAGTCGAGCTAGGGGCACCCCTCATCAGCAGCTTCCTAACCCTCACAGCCAGGTTCGGGCTAATGCTACGAGGCCCAGCACCATTACCCATAGTTCAACTGCAGGACACAACTTTGGTGCCTCGCAGGCGCAGGGTGGCGCTCTTCAGAattcctcctctccctcctcatcctcttcttcaTTACCTTCAGAGGCTCGCGGGGAGGTAAAGCAGGAGCCGATTACAGAGACACCAGAGACGCCAAGTGATGTCCTCGGCTTCCTCAAAAACTACAGCCCTCATGAATTTGCTACCCTGTACCACCGCTGGGGTGCAGCCAATGCCCTCATGGATCCTACTG GGATGCTGAGGTCTCTCATGCGGCAGGGACAGTATTTCTGCAATGAGTGTGGGAAGAGTTTCAGCCAGCCCAGCCACCTGCGAACTCATATGAGATCCCATACAG TTGGGTTTGATTTTAACGGACTCCACAGAGGTACTGACGCTCACACCACCGCTTCTGAAGCTCCCAAACAA GGGAAAGGCCATTCTGTTGCCAACTCTGCCCATACCGAGCCTCTCAGAAAGGGAACCTAA